A single region of the Pan troglodytes isolate AG18354 chromosome 22, NHGRI_mPanTro3-v2.0_pri, whole genome shotgun sequence genome encodes:
- the LOC129135399 gene encoding putative ankyrin repeat domain-containing protein 20A2 — MLSAVIKARILGTGKCLRTALMLAVHYDSPGIVNILLKQNINVFTQDMCGKDAEDYAISCRLTKIQQQILEHIKMILKNDKPATRGSH; from the exons ATGCTAAGTGCTGTGATCAAAGCAAGGATTCTTGGGACTGGTAAATGTTTAAG aaCAGCCCTCATGCTTGCTGTGCACTATGACTCACCGGGTATTGTCAACATCCTTCTTAAGCAAAATATTAATGTCTTTACTCAAGACATGTGTGGAAAAGATGCAGAAGATTACGCTATTTCTTGCCGTTTGACAAA AATTCAACAacaaattttggaacatataaAGATGATACTTAAAAATGACAAACCAG